The Montipora foliosa isolate CH-2021 chromosome 1, ASM3666993v2, whole genome shotgun sequence genome has a window encoding:
- the LOC137996451 gene encoding LOW QUALITY PROTEIN: NFX1-type zinc finger-containing protein 1-like (The sequence of the model RefSeq protein was modified relative to this genomic sequence to represent the inferred CDS: inserted 1 base in 1 codon) → MTKRQKQKWRQNFDKHERNRENPEESEEPLEKKSEGEELPTEEAKEESQGACGTSADEKPDGKRVGRWARRQMETKMSRFQGRKEAPANNQGASQNKNRQNPRARVITANSQPATSNAQGNSFNKHRQTHKDRRQGASFERERGFEKPPLGRDRNKTSDGRNQVQGEGRLYSVHPSSKKNKYPCTRVTFTEKSATFDISSLKDKDTIEVVRKLIEGMGYFKFLLRSDEEQHNSEEFIYDLTCVLAVACRGALNESTNKILAALKGSIFLKTKLPHFLDHVQESVILNCKDSKEWFFECLIQVFRTYLTRLPSSFADLPYDQLKRAVGYSGFSQEDEAKKKLDAFKQARDDIIRSERQKTGKRYTSRAGQKPPNDFREIPICPTNKEITAQERPFLRKNITKGQYENAEHYLDVQFRLLREDFLEPLREGIPEIIQNIRRQDRKHQMRNYRRVQIVDKKFTWSGVVYQVQIDVTGFDTKRWPHSKRLIYGSFLCLSQDNFKTMLFATVTEREPENLKRGKIEIRFIEGQDVVGIERRYCSYQMVESPAYFEAYRHVLEGLKQLDETIMPFKKYLVDCSKEVDPPEYLRRDDSQPPVFYDLSKALNVSEAANATAVPVLQPGAWPPVEALPLNKSQLEALRTAITTEFSIIQGPPGTGKTYVGAKIVRCLLENRFEWDPMQTSPMLMXCYTNHALDQFLEKVLEFLDHRSIIRVGGRSKSKKLEDCNLKKFTHRFRLYDKRDEVKERMEENDMQRKQRNEYLAKGERELLMFSDLEELMSLAHVDQICKAKFPSNVANESRTPANTFTLWLCNDKLVSSCNRSTQEGAKDKTGKSLDARYGNEHHKMPSYVAIETSSSDVEETYGNSMSDVTTYNPFSGVNGVNSTSFERNEGFLELQNGMSFPPRNSPNIQPPLKEASDSLDQDIKSDSAILKVHEPMGVTDHTRTNEEVLTEKELNNVKEESIAVDREADLIMYQRRIQGEEDLLMAISERKGELVDNEQAQSSTNGEDDVGLVPVNNEKQYNPFFWNETEENQAAGRKGDEEANRNARKKKRKRKKGEKRVKRITGDITTLKEKLKNIEMMTAAEVMSVDNIWNLSEEGRLGLYLFWIENYRERYRVEIHRSEQEYKQLCEELEVITFEEEEQVIRQATVVGMTTTTASRYHSVLQRVAPKIVIIEEAAEVMEAHIITSLSHETKHVILIGDHKQLRPKATVYELARTYNLEVSLFERMVMNNMDCKRLSIQHRMRPEIAALTKRIYDHEIIDDGSVCNFENISGICKNLFFIQHCKAEHHVDGLQSYANQHEARFLVALCEYLLRQGINKTQITVLTMYTGQLLLLQEHMPRQAFEGVKVCAVDNFQGEENDIILLSLVRSNSEGRIGFLGESNRICVALSRARKGFYCIGNFSLLQSQCKLWKEICVDLEKEKAIGDKLNLICKRHKNITAVTEAREFNPLGGCNMPCGERLPCGHACDKQCHAFEHKEGECQKRCLIRCSNDHPCNRICHYPQECRKCEHKMTKIVPKCSHQQQMSCYVDPETFLCKKKCEKMLPCTHNCREECGQKCTSRCMVTFTKSLSCGHKKPLPCYIDPAGYKQCNEACPKLLNCGHKCSRRCRETCHCNTEINIELPCKHTKLVLCPEKDYLIQCKDKCKRKLHCGHDCPGMCYEDCNVKKCNVEVVKDLPCGHQQSVRCYQNPEKAFCFAPCQRKLDCGHQCTSVCGDICKRVQCEQLCQKECERGHSCQKRCHFGSLCGECMTMVNMTIPACGHVIETACYVDPSAIKCKMPCDKERDCGHPCNDICSRKCDATPCNVFVEKHLPCNHVVLMKCCKNPEDVACKETIKVDLPCKHRLFVKCSVVKAGLQKLSCKVKVEKELRCKHKLVLPCFKNPEDCICRKKVNFDLPCGHVTSIPCFIVTAGLPGVNCTKMTQQTLPCGHEATLPCHTKPEEYCCDKKVEISLNCGHNKWVKCGSMQDELQSGYCEEKVTRKLSCGHEKLIQCSLHPDAVICDAPCERLLPCKHPCPKKCGDECAPLECSVVVQKDLRCGYHKTSALCSEDVSGLICSNPCNRKLKCSHRCPGKCSEDCCQYFCQRMVVKRLNCPGNHSRKMRCFRDPRSEFCAEQCEKNLQCGHRCPGLCGQPCGRTKCQRLRQKMYPCGHQEQIQCFDFETATCKAPCKRRKTTCKHICKGVCGRPCSSYPCDVAVTRTLPCNHKVKTLCSFKTDNIPCPHPCDVKLACGHQCPGNCHDCNVRGSHEICQLQCGRILVCSHRCRAQCGMPCPPCRNKCARFCPHQKCSKLCSELCSPCNKPCKWSCPHYQCNNLCHEECDRPRCDAPCPKKLPCSHPCIGLCGENCPTQCAICHAAKLPSLIGDGRTTLKEDMRFVQLLNCGHILTVKEMDSWMHREIDSSVQLIRCPRCSTAVTFSYRYGNQVKRTLKNLENVKRDIYRLASETTKFARNVFHNLPCRPPWIHRCLKLNPIIIPLGFTLKNHTIIQKQIKEAQDSLRNEMIPRRSIANEEIKQASDIINGALKKIKHYLETPRQDLTTLEQLHEHTRKFALFASLLETQSYAVMHGRSFSSIAETRLKEATSEFNLFVQGNNGALAITLLERTVDLLRKEIGKASLPMQDPAEFENFPGFFEGAWRLCEHDGVYFTRSILRGGEKVSKLSARCAQCAEKDHLD, encoded by the exons ATGACAAAGAGACAGAAACAGAAATGGAGgcaaaactttgataaacaTGAAAGGAATCGCGAAAATCCTGAAG AGTCGGAAGAGCCATTGGAGAAAAAAAGCGAGGGTGAAGAGTTACCGACAGAAGAAGCAAAAGAAGAAAGTCAGGGAGCTTGTGGAACATCTGCAGATGAAAAACCAG atgGCAAACGAGTAGGTCGCTGGGCCAGAAGACAAATGGAAACCAAAATGAGCAGATTCCAGGGAAGAAAGGAAG CTCCTGCCAACAATCAGGGAGCATCTCAGAACAAAAACCGACAAAATCCGCGAGCAAGAGTAATAACTGCTAATAGTCAACCAGCCACAAGTAACGCACAAG gaaattctttcaacaaaCACAGACAAACTCACAAAGACAGAAGACAAGGAGCATCATTTGAGCGCGAGAGAGGCTTTGAGAAACCACCACTCGGCAGAGACAGAAATAAGACTTCAG ATGGCAGAAACCAAGTACAAGGCGAAGGAAGGCTTTATTCAGTGCATCCATCGTcgaagaaaaataaataccCTTGTACACGTGTAACATTCACGGAGAAGAGCGCCACTTTCGACATCAGCTCTTTGAAAGACAAGGATACGATAGAGGTGGTCCGCAAGCTGATTGAGGGGATGGGTTATTTCAAGTTTCTTCTAAGATCTGACGAAGAGCAGCACAACAGTGAGGAGTTCATCTACGACCTAACTTGCGTTTTGGCTGTAGCTTGCAGGGGTGCTCTAAACGAAAGCACGAACAAGATTCTTGCGGCACTGAAAGGGTCCATATTTCTGAAAACAAAGCTTCCCCACTTTCTCGATCATGTTCAAGAATCAGTCATCTTAAATTGCAAGGACTCAAAAGAATGGTTTTTTGAATGCCTCATCCAGGTCTTTAGGACGTATTTGACACGCTTGCCTAGCTCGTTTGCCGACCTTCCTTACGATCAGCTAAAAAGAGCCGTAGGTTATTCAGGCTTTAGTCAAGAAGATGAGgcaaaaaagaaattagacgCTTTTAAGCAAGCCCGAGATGACATCATCAGAAGCGAAAGGCAAAAAACAGGAAAGCGATACACCAGCAGGGCGGGGCAAAAGCCACCAAACGACTTCAGAGAGATACCGATTTGCCCAACTAACAAAGAAATTACAGCTCAAGAACGACCATTCCTGCGTAAGAACATCACGAAGGGACAATACGAAAATGCAGAGCACTATCTTGATGTGCAATTTCGGTTACTTCGAGAAGATTTTCTGGAACCCCTGAGGGAAGGTATTCCAGAAATTATCCAAAATATACGAAGGCAAGATCGGAAGCATCAGATGCGGAATTACCGCAGAGTGCAAATTGTTGATAAGAAATTTACGTGGTCGGGTGTGGTCTATCAAGTGCAAATCGACGTGACTGGCTTCGATACCAAGAGATGGCCCCATTCAAAACGACTAATATACggttcatttctttgcctttcCCAAGACAACTTTAAAACTATGCTTTTCGCAACAGTTACAGAACGTGAGCCAGAGAACCTGAAGAGAGGAAAAATCGAAATTCGATTTATTGAAGGACAAGATGTTGTCGGGATTGAACGCCGCTACTGCAGTTACCAAATGGTTGAATCACCGGCCTACTTTGAAGCGTACCGTCATGTTCTGGAAGGGTTGAAGCAATTGGATGAGACAATTATgccttttaaaaaatatctcGTTGATTGCAGTAAAGAAGTCGATCCACCAGAATATCTTAGACGCGATGATTCCCAGCCACCGGTTTTCTATGATCTTAGCAAGGCCCTAAATGTTTCGGAAGCAGCAAACGCCACAGCAGTACCTGTTTTACAACCTGGAGCCTGGCCTCCGGTAGAGGCTCTTCCTCTTAACAAATCCCAACTCGAAGCTTTACGAACGGCAATTACAACTGAATTCTCCATTATCCAGGGCCCTCCAGGGACTGGTAAAACGTACGTTGGAGCCAAAATTGTCAGATGCTTGCTTGAGAATCGCTTCGAATGGGATCCCATGCAGACCTCACCAATGCTGA TCTGCTACACAAACCACGCGTTGGATCAGTTCTTGGAGAAGGTGTTAGAATTTCTTGATCATCGAAGCATAATTCGCGTTGGAGGAAGGAGCAAAAGCAAGAAGCTAGAGGACTGCAATCTAAAAAAATTTACTCATCGGTTCAGATTGTATGACAAACGAGACGAAGTCAAAGAAAGAATGGAGGAAAATGATATGCAGAGGAAGCAGAGGAATGAATATCTTgcaaagggagagagagaacTCTTGATGTTCAGCGATCTAGAGGAACTGATGAGTTTAGCCCATGTGGATCAAATATGCAAAGCCAAATTTCCCTCTAACGTGGCAAACGAGAGTCGAACCCCGGCCAACACTTTCACGTTGTGGCTGTGTAATGATAAGTTGGTGAGTTCCTGTAACAGAAGTACGCAGGAGGGAGCCAAAGACAAGACAGGAAAAAGTTTAGATGCTCGTTATGGAAATGAACACCACAAAATGCCCTCTTATGTAGCAATAGAGACTTCATCAAGTGATGTCGAAGAAACATACGGAAACAGTATGTCAGACGTTACGACATATAATCCATTTTCAGGGGTAAACGGGGTCAACAGCACATCCTTTGAGCGCAACGAAGGCTTTTTGGAGCTTCAAAATGGAATGTCATTTCCGCCAAGGAACAGTCCGAATATTCAGCCACCCTTAAAAGAAGCAAGTGACAGTCTCGACCAAGATATAAAATCTGATTCAGCAATTTTGAAAGTCCACGAACCGATGGGCGTCACAGATCACACGAGAACAAATGAAGAGGTTCTCACAGAAAAAGAACTAAACAATGTGAAGGAAGAATCAATCGCAGTAGACAGAGAGGCGGATTTAATTATGTATCAAAGACGCATACAAGGTGAGGAAGATCTCCTTATGGCAATTTCCGAGAGAAAGGGGGAGTTAGTGGACAATGAACAAGCCCAATCATCGACAAACGGCGAAGATGATGTGGGTTTGGTCCCTGTCAACAACGAAAAACAATATAATCCATTTTTCTGGAATGAAACAGAAGAAAACCAGGCAGCGGGAAGAAAGGGCGACGAGGAGGCCAATAGAAATgcacgaaaaaagaaaagaaagcgcAAAAAAGGGGAGAAAAGGGTTAAACGAATTACCGGAGACATCACAACTTTAaaggaaaaactgaaaaacataGAGATGATGACTGCTGCTGAGGTCATGAGCGTTGACAACATTTGGAATTTGTCAGAAGAAGGCCGACTGGGATTGTACCTCTTTTGGATTGAGAACTACCGCGAACGCTACAGAGTGGAAATTCATCGGAGTGAGCAGGAATATAAACAGCTTTGTGAAGAACTGGAAGTAATCACATTTGAAGAAGAAGAGCAAGTCATACGTCAGGCAACTGTAGTAGGAATGACTACCACTACCGCTTCTAGATATCACTCAGTACTTCAGAGAGTAGCTCCAAAAATTGTCATAATCGAGGAAGCTGCAGAGGTGATGGAAGCCCATATCATCACTTCTCTTTCTCACGAAACAAAGCACGTGATCCTCATTGGAGACCACAAACAACTCCGTCCAAAGGCTACAGTGTATGAATTGGCCCGTACGTATAATTTGGAGGTCTCCCTGTTCGAGAGAATGGTAATGAACAACATGGATTGTAAACGTCTATCCATTCAACACCGAATGCGACCTGAAATTGCCGCCCTTACAAAAAGGATTTACGATCACGAAATTATCGATGACGGATCAGTCTGCAATTTTGAGAACATATCCGGAATTTGCAAGAATCTTTTCTTCATTCAACACTGCAAAGCGGAACACCATGTTGACGGTTTACAAAGCTATGCTAACCAACACGAAGCTAGGTTTCTAGTGGCACTTTGCGAATATCTTCTACGGCAAGGAATAAACAAAACCCAGATAACAGTTTTAACCATGTACACCGGTCAGCTGCTGCTTCTTCAAGAGCACATGCCACGGCAAGCGTTTGAAGGAGTGAAGGTTTGTGCAGTTGACAACTTTCAAGGCGAAGAAAATGATATTATTCTTCTATCATTGGTAAGAAGCAATTCAGAAGGTCGCATTGGTTTCCTGGGCGAATCCAACAGAATTTGCGTTGCACTGTCACGAGCTCGCAAAGGGTTTTACTGTATTGGAAATTTCAGTCTATTGCAAAGTCAGTGCAAGCTGTGGAAAGAGATCTGTGTTGATCTGGAGAAAGAGAAGGCAATTGGCGATAAACTGAATCTGATTTGTAAGAGGCATAAAAACATCACGGCTGTAACAGAAGCAAGAGAGTTTAACCCATTGGGAGGATGTAACATGCCTTGCGGAGAACGTCTCCCTTGTGGGCATGCTTGTGATAAGCAGTGCCATGCATTTGAGCATAAGGAGGGTGAATGTCAAAAACGGTGTCTAATTAGATGCTCTAATGACCACCCATGCAACCGCATCTGTCATTATCCACAAGAATGTCGAAAATGTGAACACAAGATGACAAAAATAGTGCCGAAGTGTAGTCATCAGCAACAAATGTCATGCTATGTTGATCCTGAAACCTTCCTCTGCAAAAAGAAATGTGAGAAAATGCTGCCATGCACACATAACTGCCGTGAAGAATGTGGACAAAAATGTACTTCACGATGTATGGTCACATTTACGAAGTCGCTTTCTTGTGGGCACAAGAAGCCTTTGCCCTGCTATATCGATCCCGCGGGTTACAAACAATGTAATGAGGCATGCCCGAAACTTCTTAATTGTGGGCATAAGTGTTCACGGAGGTGCAGAGAAACTTGTCACTGCAACACCGAAATTAACATCGAGCTGCCGTGTAAACATACAAAGCTAGTCTTATGCCCAGAGAAAGATTATCTAATTCAGTGTAAGGACAAGTGCAAACGAAAACTCCACTGTGGACACGATTGCCCAGGAATGTGCTATGAGGACTGTAACGTGAAGAAATGCAATGTTGAGGTCGTCAAGGATCTTCCATGTGGCCACCAGCAAAGCGTTCGTTGTTATCAAAATCCTGAAAAGGCTTTTTGTTTCGCTCCGtgtcaaagaaaacttgattGCGGCCACCAGTGTACTTCTGTTTGTGGTGACATATGCAAAAGAGTTCAGTGTGAACAATTGTGTCAGAAGGAATGTGAGCGAGGTCATTCATGCCAAAAGCGCTGCCATTTTGGTTCTCTCTGTGGTGAATGCATGACAATGGTTAATATGACAATTCCTGCCTGTGGTCATGTCATTGAAACGGCTTGTTACGTTGACCCAAGCGCAATTAAATGCAAAATGCCATGTGACAAAGAAAGAGACTGCGGACATCCTTGCAACGACATTTGCAGCCGCAAATGCGACGCTACGCCGTGCAATGTATTTGTAGAGAAACACCTTCCATGTAATCATGTGGTGTTGATGAAATGTTGCAAGAATCCCGAGGACGTTGCATGCAAAGAAACAATTAAAGTTGATCTACCTTGTAAGCATCGATTGTTTGTGAAATGCAGTGTAGTCAAGGCGGGTTTACAAAAACTTTCATGCAAGGTGAAAGTAGAGAAGGAACTACGTTGTAAACACAAACTCGTGCTTCCTTGCTTCAAGAATCCAGAAGACTGTATTTGCAGAAAGAAAGTTAACTTTGACCTGCCGTGTGGGCATGTGACGTCTATCCCCTGCTTTATTGTGACAGCTGGTTTACCGGGTGTTAACTGTACGAAAATGACACAACAAACATTGCCATGTGGTCACGAGGCAACCCTTCCTTGTCACACAAAACCAGAAGAATACTGTTGtgacaaaaaagttgaaatctcACTTAACTGTGGACACAACAAGTGGGTAAAGTGTGGAAGCATGCAGGACGAACTTCAAAGTGGTTATTGTGAGGAAAAAGTGACCCGGAAGCTATCTTGTGGTCATGAGAAGTTGATTCAATGTTCACTTCATCCTGACGCAGTTATCTGTGATGCTCCTTGTGAACGCCTGCTTCCATGTAAACACCCATGCCCAAAGAAGTGTGGTGATGAATGTGCCCCCTTGGAATGTTCGGTGGTAGTTCAAAAGGATTTACGCTGTGGATATCATAAGACTAGCGCCCTTTGTTCAGAGGATGTGTCTGGGCTAATTTGTTCAAATCCATGCAATCGAAAGCTTAAGTGTAGTCATCGATGCCCTGGTAAATGCTCTGAGGACTGCTGCCAGTACTTTTGCCAAAGGATGGTGGTCAAACGTCTCAACTGCCCAGGGAACCATTCCAGAAAAATGCGTTGTTTCAGAGATCCCAGAAGCGAATTTTGTGCAGAACAATGTGAGAAGAATCTACAATGCGGCCACCGCTGCCCGGGGCTTTGTGGTCAACCATGTGGAAGAACGAAGTGTCAGCGGTTAAGACAGAAGATGTATCCCTGTGGTCATCAGGAACAAATACAGTGCTTTGATTTTGAAACAGCTACTTGCAAGGCGCCCTGTAAGCGTCGAAAGACAACATGTAAACACATTTGTAAAGGTGTTTGTGGGAGACCCTGTTCCAGCTATCCATGCGACGTTGCCGTAACGAGGACCCTTCCTTGCAACCACAAGGTTAAGACGCTCTGCAGCTTTAAAACAGATAACATACCGTGTCCCCACCCTTGTGATGTAAAGCTTGCTTGTGGGCACCAGTGTCCTGGAAACTGTCACGATTGCAACGTCAGGGGATCTCATGAAATATGTCAACTTCAATGCGGCCGAATTCTTGTTTGTTCGCACCGGTGTAGAGCACAATGCGGAATGCCGTGTCCGCCTTGCAGGAACAAATGTGCTAGGTTTTGCCCTCATCAAAAGTGTTCCAAACTGTGTTCAGAGTTATGCAGTCCATGCAACAAACCGTGTAAATGGAGTTGTCCTCATTACCAATGCAATAACCTCTGTCACGAGGAATGCGACCGCCCTCGATGTGATGCACCCTGCCCTAAGAAGCTGCCCTGCAGCCACCCATGCATTGGCTTGTGCGGGGAAAACTGCCCCACACAGTGTGCAATTTGCCATGCTGCAAAGCTGCCGTCCCTGATAGGCGATGGACGTACGACCTTAAAAGAGGATATGAGGTTTGTTCAACTTTTGAACTGTGGTCATATCCTGACTGTTAAAGAAATGGATTCGTGGATGCACCGAGAAATTGACAGCAGTGTTCAACTTATTCGATGTCCCCGTTGCTCAACAGCGGTTACATTCAGCTATCGTTACGGAAACCAGGTCAAAAGGactttaaaaaacttggaaaacGTGAAACGTGACATATACAGGCTTGCAAGTGAAACAACAAAGTTTGCTAGAAATGTTTTTCACAATCTTCCCTGTCGTCCTCCATGGATCCACAGGTGTTTGAAGTTGAATCCAATCATCATTCCCTTAGGGTTCACTCTTAAAAACCATACAATTATCCAGAAGCAGATTAAGGAAGCGCAAGACAGTTTGAGGAATGAGATGATTCCAAGACGTTCGATTGCAAACGAGGAGATTAAACAGGCCTCGGATATTATTAACGGTGCCCTGAAAAAGATTAAACATTACCTTGAGACGCCCCGGCAGGATTTGACGACTCTTGAACAATTGCATGAACACACAAGAAAATTTGCGCTATTTGCGTCACTTCTGGAAACACAAAGCTATGCTGTTATGCATGGGAGGTCATTCTCGAGTATTGCCGAAACACGTTTGAAAGAGGCAACCTCCGAGTTCAATTTGTTTGTTCAAGGAAACAATGGTGCTCTAGCAATCACGTTGTTGGAAAGAACCGTCGATTTGTTGCGAAAAGAAATCGGCAAAGCGTCACTTCCAATGCAGGATCCTGCCGAATTTGAGAATTTTCCAGGCTTTTTTGAAGGCGCGTGGAGATTATGTGAACATGACGGTGTGTACTTCACCAGATCGATTTTGCGTGGCGGAGAGAAAGTAAGCAAATTAAGCGCGAGGTGTGCACAGTGCGCTGAAAAGGATCACCTTGATTGA
- the LOC138012668 gene encoding uncharacterized protein: protein MPSAVHYYNPTTMESCNPLLSHPPVYPVTVCHFSDWIDVDRLEDTLSPTVIEKTKGHFARYGVPAICHTDDSPQFISEQYRKFSVEYGFMHTTSSPYHPKGNGRAEAAVKVAESMLSKADDLYTALRLYRNTPSQGHTYLPAQRMFLRRTRTTLPTTDHLLAPAMINFSVVKEDILTKRHDSKAYYDKSADVEHKPVKVGSYAYAKPPPRHHGKPWIYGEVIKKDNERSYTIRIPHGTTIRRNQVQLKPAAPPPPFIQPQTAVNQITMDTPVYPTSAPNPSKQAEVNPQGKQQTREQPNTKAEAIPEPEPEPMAVSSWLLRLTRSWRIFKPPERLKDYVTDYEFLKIDHEHSVGFCWSVEFC, encoded by the exons ATGCCCTCGGCGGTGCACTATTACAATCCAACGACAATGGAAAGCTGCAACCCGTTGCTTTCACATCCTCCAGT GTACCCAGTAACTGTGTGTCACTTCTCGGACTGGATTGACGTCGACCGGCTGGAAGATACCCTATCCCCCACGGTCATCGAGAAGACAAAAGGCCACTTTGCACGATATGGTGTTCCAGCAATCTGCCACACTGATGACAGTCCGCAGTTCATAAGCGAGCAGTACCGGAAGTTCTCTGTGGAATATGGTTTTATGCACACCACTTCGTCCCCTTACCACCCTAAAGGCAACGGAAGAGCAGAGGCTGCCGTTAAAGTTGCAGAATCCATGTTAAGCAAAGCTGATGACCTCTACACTGCTCTACGTCTCTACAGAAACACCCCATCCCAAGGGCATACATACTTACCTGCTCAGCGTATGTTTCTACGCCGCACTAGAACCACACTGCCCACCACTGATCATCTCTTGGCCCCGGCCATGATTAACTTTAGCGTTGTGAAAGAAGACATCCTTACGAAAAGGCATGATAGCAAAGCATACTACGACAAGTCCGCGGATGTAGAGCACAAACCAGTCAAAGTTGGCAGTTACGCATACGCCAAGCCACCACCACGCCATCACGGCAAACCATGGATCTATGGGGAGGTCATAAAGAAAGACAACGAAAGGTCTTATACTATTCGTATCCCTCATGGCACCACGATCCGAAGAAACCAAGTCCAACTGAAACCTGCAGCACCACCACCACCTTTTATCCAACCTCAGACAGCGGTCAACCAAATCACAATGGATACGCCAGTTTACCCCACCTCTGCCCCAAATCCATCAAAACAAGCAGAAGTCAATCCTCAGGGAAAACAGCAGACTCGTGAGCAACCAAACACAAAAGCAGAAGCAATACCAGAACCAGAACCAGAACCTATGGCAGTTTCCTCCTGGCTGTTGAGGCTGACAAGATCTTGGAGAATATTCAAACCTCCCGAAAGACTGAAAGACTATGTCACAGACTACGAATTCTTAAAAATTGACCATGAACACTCTGTAGGGTTTTGTTGGAGTGTAGAGTTTTGTTGA